One window from the genome of Candidatus Eisenbacteria bacterium encodes:
- a CDS encoding ABC transporter ATP-binding protein, with protein MKTYGSGEAQVTALRGVDLEVRRGELLMLVGPSGCGKTTLISVIAAILDQDDGDVSVLDRDLRRMNARERARFRGATIGFVFQAYNLLPALTAAENAAVPLLINGMTRARAFARAREMLDAVGLAGRMSALPSQLSGGQQQRVAIARALVHEPRIIVCDEPTSALDHETGQTVMELLRRVAQSSERALVVVTHDSRIFGFADRIARMNDGRIESIVDNDASGGLQ; from the coding sequence ATGAAGACGTACGGATCCGGCGAGGCGCAAGTGACTGCGCTGCGCGGCGTCGATCTCGAGGTGCGTCGCGGCGAGCTCCTGATGCTCGTCGGGCCCTCGGGCTGCGGGAAGACGACGCTGATCTCGGTGATCGCCGCGATCCTCGACCAGGACGACGGCGACGTGAGCGTTCTCGACCGCGATCTCCGCCGGATGAATGCGCGCGAGCGCGCACGCTTCCGTGGCGCCACGATCGGGTTCGTCTTCCAGGCATACAACCTGCTGCCCGCGCTGACGGCTGCCGAGAACGCGGCCGTACCGCTGCTCATCAACGGTATGACTCGCGCACGCGCGTTTGCGCGCGCGCGCGAGATGCTCGACGCAGTTGGACTCGCCGGGCGCATGAGCGCGCTTCCCTCGCAGCTGAGCGGCGGCCAGCAACAGCGCGTCGCAATCGCGCGCGCTCTGGTCCACGAGCCGCGAATCATCGTGTGTGACGAGCCCACCAGCGCGCTCGATCACGAGACCGGGCAAACCGTGATGGAGCTGCTGCGGCGGGTGGCCCAGAGCTCCGAACGGGCGCTGGTCGTGGTCACGCACGACTCGCGCATCTTCGGCTTCGCCGATCGCATCGCCCGCATGAACGACGGGCGCATCGAGAGCATCGTCGACAACGACGCATCCGGAGGTCTGCAATGA
- a CDS encoding efflux RND transporter periplasmic adaptor subunit, giving the protein MIRKYVLPVVAVAGVVFAIATVIRGNQPKPVAEPVAQPARAPFETFVAGSGIIESSTENIAVGTPVSGIVTAIYVRWGEQVRAGDPLFKIDDRDLQANLLVAQANVKLAEANLAQVKNQLRLAESVPDKRAISAEELSNRRGTVAIDEAALRSAKAQVEQTEIEIERRTVRALVPGQILQIKTRLGEFAQGGVLATPLMLLGNDTQLHVRVDIDENDAWRFRPGASALAYVRGNPDLKTALRFERFEPYVIPKQSLTGDSTERVDTRVLQVIYSFDEGTLPVYVGQQMDVFIEAPPVSAVRAKGAGSQAS; this is encoded by the coding sequence ATGATCCGCAAGTACGTGCTCCCCGTCGTCGCCGTCGCTGGCGTGGTCTTCGCCATCGCAACGGTCATCCGCGGCAACCAGCCGAAGCCCGTCGCCGAACCCGTGGCACAGCCGGCACGCGCGCCGTTCGAGACGTTCGTGGCGGGCTCGGGCATCATCGAGTCCAGCACCGAGAACATCGCCGTTGGCACTCCGGTCTCCGGCATCGTCACGGCGATCTATGTTCGGTGGGGCGAGCAGGTGCGCGCCGGCGACCCGCTCTTCAAGATCGACGACCGGGACCTGCAGGCCAACTTACTGGTGGCGCAAGCCAACGTGAAGCTGGCCGAGGCCAATCTGGCGCAGGTGAAGAACCAACTCCGGCTGGCCGAGAGCGTTCCCGACAAGCGCGCGATCAGTGCCGAGGAGCTGAGCAACCGGCGCGGGACCGTGGCGATCGATGAGGCTGCCCTCCGGTCGGCGAAGGCTCAGGTCGAGCAGACCGAAATCGAGATCGAGCGGCGGACCGTGCGCGCTCTCGTGCCCGGGCAGATCCTGCAGATCAAGACCCGGCTCGGTGAGTTCGCGCAGGGGGGCGTGCTGGCGACCCCGCTCATGCTGCTTGGCAACGACACCCAGCTTCACGTACGGGTCGACATCGACGAGAATGACGCGTGGCGGTTCCGGCCGGGCGCCTCGGCGCTGGCCTACGTGCGCGGGAACCCGGACCTCAAGACCGCGCTGCGCTTCGAGCGATTCGAGCCCTACGTGATCCCGAAGCAGTCACTCACCGGCGACAGCACTGAGCGTGTCGACACGCGGGTGCTCCAGGTCATCTACAGCTTCGACGAGGGCACGCTCCCGGTCTACGTCGGCCAGCAGATGGATGTCTTCATCGAGGCGCCACCCGTTTCGGCCGTGCGGGCCAAGGGGGCTGGGAGCCAGGCATCATGA
- a CDS encoding VOC family protein, with the protein MGVARLAYLGLNASDLGAWKKFGTEVLGFEIGTDSQDRLLYLRGDERHHRLTVRAGEEDDVSHVGWELASHEALEATAGVLENQGVPVHAGKPDELAERRVLELAYFTCPYTGVRMELTVGNEILLYPRFSPTRALSGFLMGELGLGHVVLISSDVQAAARFYVRALGFGISDYVLAPDGALVGAFLHCNPRHHSLAFFGMPMSPRKIQHLMIETNSLDDVGTSYDLCLERKITKSSLGRHPDDRGLSFYFRSPSQWLFEYGWQLRSIDPANWTTERYVMGAGNGWGHAGLFSPDE; encoded by the coding sequence ATGGGCGTAGCGAGGCTGGCATACCTGGGCCTGAACGCGAGTGACCTTGGCGCGTGGAAGAAGTTCGGCACCGAGGTTCTCGGCTTCGAGATCGGCACCGACAGCCAGGATCGGCTCCTCTACCTGCGCGGGGACGAGCGACACCATCGGCTCACCGTTCGTGCGGGAGAAGAGGACGATGTCTCTCACGTGGGATGGGAGCTCGCCAGTCACGAGGCGTTGGAGGCGACCGCGGGCGTGCTGGAGAATCAGGGCGTCCCGGTGCACGCGGGAAAGCCCGACGAGCTGGCCGAGCGGCGCGTGCTGGAGCTCGCCTACTTCACCTGCCCCTACACCGGCGTGCGGATGGAGCTCACCGTCGGCAACGAGATACTGCTCTACCCGCGCTTCTCGCCGACGCGTGCGCTGTCCGGGTTCCTCATGGGAGAGCTGGGCCTGGGACACGTCGTCCTGATCAGCTCGGACGTCCAGGCCGCCGCGCGTTTCTACGTGCGCGCGCTCGGATTCGGGATCTCCGACTACGTGCTGGCTCCCGACGGTGCGCTGGTGGGAGCCTTCCTGCACTGCAACCCGCGACATCACTCGCTGGCGTTCTTCGGCATGCCGATGTCTCCGCGCAAGATCCAACACCTCATGATCGAAACGAACTCGCTCGACGACGTCGGGACGAGCTATGACCTGTGCCTCGAGCGGAAGATCACGAAGTCGTCGCTGGGCCGGCATCCCGACGACCGGGGGCTGTCCTTCTACTTTCGCAGTCCCTCGCAGTGGCTCTTCGAATACGGCTGGCAGCTGCGGTCGATCGATCCGGCCAACTGGACGACGGAGCGCTACGTGATGGGAGCCGGCAACGGTTGGGGTCACGCAGGGCTCTTCAGTCCCGACGAATAG
- a CDS encoding ABC transporter permease, giving the protein MYFVALKMLVGDRAKYLGIIMGITFSSLLITQQTAIFVGLMTRTYGAITDLGQPDIWVVDPKVQFIDDVKPMQETQLLRVRGVEGVEWAVPLYKGLLKARLGDGNFQSVNVVGLDDATLIGGPPEMVQGQIADLRRADGVIVDLVGATDKLAKPPSVPGGPKTPLAIGDVLEINDHRAIVVGVSRNTRTFQSQPVVYTTYLRALTIAPPERRLLSFVLVKAKPGQDLDELCARIQRTTGLSAYTSDGFKQLTVNYFLKYTGIPINFGIAVVLGFIVGTAVAGQTFYNFTLESIRQFGALKAMGAENGTLLRMIALQAVTVGSIGYGLGVGAASWIGFVTRDTELAFRMPWQLLLLSAGAVALICVLAALLSIMKVMRLEPAIVFKG; this is encoded by the coding sequence ATGTACTTCGTCGCCCTCAAGATGCTCGTCGGCGATCGCGCCAAGTATCTCGGAATCATCATGGGGATCACCTTCTCGTCGCTGCTCATCACTCAGCAGACGGCGATCTTCGTGGGCCTGATGACCCGGACTTACGGCGCGATCACGGACCTCGGCCAGCCCGACATCTGGGTGGTCGACCCGAAGGTGCAGTTCATCGACGACGTGAAGCCGATGCAGGAGACGCAGCTCTTGCGCGTGCGCGGCGTGGAGGGCGTGGAGTGGGCGGTGCCGCTGTACAAGGGGCTGCTCAAGGCGCGGCTCGGGGACGGCAACTTCCAGAGCGTCAACGTCGTCGGGCTCGACGACGCGACTCTGATCGGCGGACCGCCGGAGATGGTGCAGGGCCAGATCGCCGATCTCCGCCGCGCGGACGGCGTCATCGTCGACCTCGTGGGAGCGACCGACAAGCTCGCGAAGCCGCCCTCGGTTCCGGGCGGACCCAAGACACCGCTTGCGATCGGCGACGTGCTGGAGATCAACGACCATCGTGCCATCGTCGTCGGAGTCTCGCGGAACACCCGCACCTTCCAGTCCCAGCCTGTGGTCTACACGACCTATCTGCGTGCGCTCACGATCGCTCCGCCGGAGCGCCGGCTCCTGTCGTTCGTCCTCGTCAAGGCGAAGCCTGGCCAGGATCTCGACGAGCTCTGCGCGCGGATTCAGCGCACGACCGGCCTCTCCGCCTACACGAGCGACGGCTTCAAGCAGCTCACCGTCAACTACTTCCTCAAATACACGGGCATCCCCATCAACTTCGGGATCGCGGTGGTGCTCGGCTTCATCGTCGGCACCGCCGTGGCGGGCCAGACCTTCTACAACTTCACGCTCGAGAGCATCCGGCAGTTCGGCGCCCTCAAGGCGATGGGCGCAGAGAACGGAACCTTGCTGCGCATGATTGCGCTCCAGGCTGTCACTGTCGGATCCATCGGCTACGGGCTCGGCGTCGGCGCGGCTTCGTGGATCGGGTTCGTTACCCGCGACACGGAGCTCGCGTTCCGCATGCCATGGCAGCTTCTGCTGCTCAGCGCCGGCGCAGTAGCCCTCATCTGCGTGCTCGCGGCGCTGCTCAGCATCATGAAGGTCATGCGGCTCGAGCCAGCGATTGTCTTCAAGGGGTGA
- a CDS encoding efflux transporter outer membrane subunit → MMKFRALRPALLALALAGCAVGPDYHEPSVKLPSRWSEAPADSEPALETPSRWWTVFADPELDSLIDRAVRANLDVQSAEARVREARAERTIAAAPFWPQATASGEYTRSKQSVNAAGGSGPSGSAGARSFGPSNLYQANFDATWEIDVFGGTRRSVEAASADIDASIDDRGAVLLTLLGDVARNYIELRGFQRQLEVSRSNLAAQKDTLDLTQARYQGGVAADLDVAQAEAQLETTASNIPTLEISAAQAVHRLGVLLGESPGTLADELSESRPIPAAPSELPPGLPSDLLRQRPDVRRSERQLAAATANIGVATADLYPKFSLLGTAGLSSISASDFLGGGSKLWSIGPSITWPVFQGGQIVANIEVSDAQAQQALLAYRQTILIALEDVENAIVEFSQERDRREKLAEAAKSNQRAVDHATALYTRGLTNFLNVLDAQRNLYQTESDLAQSETSVSTDLVALHKALGGGWDVFPMP, encoded by the coding sequence ATGATGAAATTCCGCGCGCTGCGACCGGCGCTGCTCGCGCTCGCCCTGGCGGGCTGCGCCGTCGGTCCCGACTACCACGAGCCGTCGGTAAAGCTCCCGTCGCGCTGGAGCGAAGCACCTGCGGATAGCGAGCCTGCCCTCGAGACCCCGTCCCGGTGGTGGACCGTGTTCGCGGACCCCGAGCTCGACTCGCTGATCGACCGGGCCGTGCGAGCGAACCTCGACGTGCAGAGCGCCGAGGCCCGCGTGCGCGAGGCGCGGGCCGAGCGCACCATCGCCGCGGCACCATTCTGGCCACAGGCGACCGCCAGCGGCGAGTACACGCGCAGCAAGCAGAGCGTGAACGCAGCGGGCGGGTCGGGCCCTTCGGGATCGGCCGGCGCGCGGTCGTTCGGGCCGTCGAACCTCTATCAGGCGAACTTCGATGCGACCTGGGAGATCGACGTGTTCGGCGGCACTCGCCGCTCGGTGGAGGCGGCGAGCGCGGACATCGACGCTTCGATCGACGACCGCGGCGCCGTCCTGCTCACGCTGCTCGGGGACGTGGCGCGCAACTACATCGAGCTGCGCGGCTTCCAACGACAGCTCGAGGTATCACGGAGCAACCTGGCCGCACAGAAGGACACACTCGACCTAACGCAGGCACGCTACCAGGGCGGGGTCGCTGCCGACCTCGACGTGGCGCAGGCCGAGGCGCAGCTCGAGACGACCGCCTCCAACATTCCGACGCTCGAGATCTCCGCCGCGCAGGCCGTGCACCGTCTCGGCGTCCTGCTAGGGGAGTCGCCAGGAACGCTCGCGGACGAGCTGTCGGAGAGCCGCCCCATTCCCGCAGCGCCTTCAGAGCTTCCGCCCGGGCTGCCGTCGGATCTGCTGCGCCAGCGGCCCGACGTCCGGCGGTCCGAGCGCCAGCTCGCCGCTGCGACGGCGAACATCGGTGTGGCGACGGCCGATCTATATCCCAAGTTCTCGCTGCTCGGCACCGCGGGCCTGTCGAGCATCTCGGCCAGCGATTTCCTCGGGGGCGGCAGCAAGCTCTGGTCGATCGGCCCGTCGATCACCTGGCCCGTCTTCCAGGGCGGCCAGATTGTTGCCAACATCGAGGTGAGCGACGCCCAGGCGCAGCAGGCGCTCCTCGCCTACCGCCAGACGATTCTCATCGCGCTCGAAGACGTCGAGAACGCGATCGTGGAGTTCAGCCAGGAGCGCGACCGGAGGGAGAAGCTCGCCGAGGCCGCAAAGTCGAATCAGCGCGCCGTCGATCACGCGACGGCGCTCTATACGCGGGGTCTGACGAACTTCCTGAACGTGCTCGATGCGCAGCGGAATCTCTATCAGACGGAGAGCGATCTGGCGCAGAGCGAGACGAGCGTGTCGACGGATCTCGTCGCCCTGCACAAGGCCCTGGGCGGCGGCTGGGACGTCTTCCCAATGCCGTGA
- a CDS encoding haloalkane dehalogenase, translating into MIGTKPYAELKYREVAGRRMAYIDEGEGDAIVFQHGQPASSYVWRNVMPHLEGLGRLVACDLIGMGSSEKLRSSDPDRYRYSEHRDFLFSLWDALELGNRVVLVLHDWGAALGFEWARRNPHRVKGIVHMEAIAAPLRWQDIPEQARPFFRALRSPKGERMVLRDNAFIEVRLPGAVMRRLTDEEMSHYRKPFADPGEGRRATLSWPRSLPLDGEPADVAAVVSENSRWLAESDLPKLFLSAEPGAIVRGRVRELVRAWPHQREVTVKGLHTLQEDSPDEIGAAIADFVRRLSGPVRS; encoded by the coding sequence ACCGCGAAGTCGCGGGCAGGCGGATGGCCTACATCGACGAGGGCGAAGGCGACGCGATCGTCTTCCAGCACGGCCAACCCGCATCGTCTTACGTGTGGCGCAACGTCATGCCGCACCTGGAGGGGCTGGGCCGCCTCGTCGCCTGCGACCTCATCGGGATGGGGAGCTCGGAGAAGCTCCGTTCGTCGGACCCAGATCGCTATCGCTACTCCGAGCACCGCGACTTCCTGTTCTCGCTGTGGGATGCGCTCGAGCTCGGCAATCGCGTCGTGCTCGTGCTTCATGACTGGGGCGCCGCACTCGGGTTCGAATGGGCCCGCCGGAATCCGCACCGCGTGAAGGGCATCGTGCATATGGAAGCCATCGCCGCGCCCTTGCGCTGGCAGGATATCCCTGAGCAGGCCCGACCCTTCTTTCGGGCGCTCCGATCGCCGAAGGGCGAGCGCATGGTCTTGCGCGACAACGCGTTCATCGAGGTTCGGCTCCCCGGGGCCGTAATGCGCCGGCTGACCGATGAGGAGATGTCGCACTACCGGAAGCCGTTCGCCGACCCTGGCGAAGGCCGCCGAGCGACGCTGTCGTGGCCTCGCAGCCTGCCTCTCGACGGCGAGCCAGCCGACGTCGCAGCAGTGGTGAGTGAGAATTCCCGCTGGTTGGCCGAGAGCGACCTGCCGAAGCTGTTCCTCTCCGCCGAGCCGGGCGCCATCGTCCGCGGCCGCGTCCGTGAGCTCGTCCGCGCGTGGCCTCACCAGAGGGAGGTCACCGTGAAGGGCCTGCACACGCTGCAGGAGGACAGTCCCGACGAAATCGGTGCAGCGATCGCGGACTTCGTTCGGCGGCTGAGTGGTCCCGTCCGCTCGTAG